The Mycobacterium haemophilum DSM 44634 sequence CAGGTCCGCCCGCTCAGATCCACGATCTCGTATTGCAGGACCGGCTGAGGCAACCCGCCATCGAGCATGACTAGCCGCGCCTCGCTCTCCATCGGCGACTCGGCCAGCGACGAAGCCAAACCCAGCAGCTCGCGGACGGTGACGATGCCACGCCGGCCGGACTGTAGGTCGACAGCTCTATGCAGGTCGACGGGGGTGCACGTGCCACTGCGCAGCGCGGCGTCGAGCGTCGCCAGCGCTCTTGGCCGACGCAGTGCGCGAGCGACCTCGATAGCTGTCCAGGCAGGCGTCGTGGCCGGTCGTTCCGCGAACAACATCAGCGGCGCGCCCTCGCGTCGGTGCACCACCAGACCGTCGGTTGAGCGCAAGCGGTGGCCGCCGGGATTAAGCACATGCAGATCCGGGGTTCCTTCGGTGTCGAAGCCGTAAGCAGCGGCGGCAGTGCCCAGGCACGCCGCCACCGTCGTGCCGGCTGCCATGTCCAGCCCGCGCAGCCGTAATGCCGTGGTCATTTCGCCGCGGCCATAGATGCCACGCCAAATCTTCTGCAGTGCACCGCGGTTCACGTGTTCCTCCAGGCCGCGACGGGTGAGGAATGTCAATGCCTGAGCGGACGTCACCACTCCGCCCTGGGCATCGAGCAGCTGGCTGAGCTCTTTGGCCATGCCCGCTATCGTCGGGTCGGGCTGTCATGCCCACAAGTCACCTCACGAGCGTCCGCGAAATGCCAATCAATGCGGCGTGTCGCTGTGCAGACACGCGCGCTCGCGAGCCAGAGCTAGGTGGTAGTCCCCGGGCCAATGTTGCGGGCCGGGCGAGTCCGCAGATCGTGGACATAATCGTTTGGCGCGCCGGCGATTTCGGCGGCGTCGGCCATGACACCCAGGTACCGCGCCGACGGCAGCCCGCCCTCCCAGGCATCCAGCACGTAGAGCCAGGCAAGCACCGGGTCGATAGTGGTGTCGGAGGATTCGCGCTCCACTCGGCATCGAATCTTCTTATGGACGCCGAACTCGGAGCCTTCCCACCGGTCAAGGTTCATCTCGTCTGCCGGCGTCATGTCGTAGAGGACGACGAAAACCCTCGAATCTGGGTCCTCGACGACCGTGGCCAGCGCGCCTTCCCAACCGATATCCTCGCCGCCGAAGGTCAGGCGCCAGCCGGGCAGCCAGCCTGTTCCGGCCATCGGCGAGTGTGGTGCGCGCTTGAGCATCTGCTCGGGATGCATGTTCGATCCGTAAGCGGCATAAAGCGGCACGGGGAAAGCTTAAACGGCACGCGCCCGCCTGGCGTTCAACCAAGGGGTTTGGCCGAGTCGCGAGCCAAGCTAGGTTATGGGCTGTGGTGACCCGCATCGTGATCCTTGGGGGAGGCCCGGCCGGTTACGAGGCTGCACTGGTGGCAGCGACCACGTCACACCCGCAAAAAGCCCACGTCACCGTGATCGACTCCGATGGCATCGGTGGGGCGGCCGTACTGGATGACTGCGTGCCGTCCAAGACGTTCATCGCCTCCACCGGGCTGCGCAGCGAGCTGCGCCGAGCGCAACGGCTCGGCTTCGATATCGACATCGACGACGCCAAAATCTCGTTGCCCGACATCCATGCCCGGGTAAAGACGCTGGCCGCAGCGCAGTCGGCGGACATCACCGCCCAACTGCGCAACATGGGCGTGGACGTGATCGCTGGCCGGGGCGAGCTGGTTGACCCCACCTTGGGTCTGGCTCGTCACCGCATCAAAGCGAC is a genomic window containing:
- a CDS encoding gamma-glutamylcyclotransferase, producing the protein MPLYAAYGSNMHPEQMLKRAPHSPMAGTGWLPGWRLTFGGEDIGWEGALATVVEDPDSRVFVVLYDMTPADEMNLDRWEGSEFGVHKKIRCRVERESSDTTIDPVLAWLYVLDAWEGGLPSARYLGVMADAAEIAGAPNDYVHDLRTRPARNIGPGTTT